In the Haloferula helveola genome, one interval contains:
- a CDS encoding sugar phosphate isomerase/epimerase family protein encodes MPPSSKLTGFADEASRDLDKQIQATKDIGWSAISARMVGDKNIHELPEDEFNDVADRLDAAGVSIPEFGSLIANWGKTIHSDFDITLAEIDRAIPRMKRLGTELIRVMSYAQEPWGEDQHEEERFRRLREIVKRFSDEGLTAIHENCMNWGGFSAEHTLRLIEEVPGLKLVFDTGNPVFQKDRSKPQADGGFPWQDPFEFWEKVRDHVVHIHIKDCINPVSDDVEPEYTMPGDGQAKLREILGDAKARGYDGWIAIEPHVATVFHAADPTAVDWQQCYDSYVDYGKRFEALLAEL; translated from the coding sequence CCACCAAGGACATCGGCTGGTCGGCGATCTCGGCCCGGATGGTCGGCGACAAGAACATCCACGAACTCCCCGAAGACGAATTCAACGACGTCGCTGACCGACTCGATGCCGCCGGAGTTTCCATTCCCGAGTTCGGTTCGCTCATCGCCAACTGGGGAAAGACGATCCACTCGGACTTCGACATCACGCTGGCCGAAATCGACCGTGCCATCCCGCGCATGAAGCGCCTCGGAACCGAGCTGATCCGCGTGATGTCCTACGCCCAAGAACCCTGGGGCGAGGACCAACACGAGGAGGAGCGCTTCCGCCGCCTGCGGGAGATCGTCAAACGCTTCTCCGACGAAGGCCTGACCGCCATCCACGAGAACTGCATGAACTGGGGCGGCTTCTCCGCCGAGCACACGCTGCGACTCATCGAAGAGGTCCCGGGGCTCAAGCTCGTCTTCGATACCGGCAACCCGGTGTTCCAGAAGGACCGCTCGAAGCCGCAGGCCGATGGCGGCTTCCCTTGGCAGGACCCGTTCGAGTTCTGGGAAAAGGTCCGCGACCACGTCGTCCACATCCACATCAAGGACTGCATCAATCCCGTATCCGACGACGTCGAACCGGAGTATACGATGCCCGGCGACGGACAGGCCAAGCTCCGCGAGATCCTCGGCGACGCGAAGGCGCGCGGGTATGACGGCTGGATTGCGATCGAGCCGCATGTCGCCACCGTCTTCCACGCTGCCGATCCGACCGCAGTCGACTGGCAGCAGTGCTACGACTCGTATGTCGATTACGGCAAACGCTTCGAAGCACTTCTTGCGGAGCTCTGA